The genomic region CCGTTTTAAATTATACAACGGCAAACTCTCGTCgaataaatttatcaaaatggcTTTCTCCCCAACGTTTTCCGTTTGATATTCCTAATATACCACGacacatgaaaaagaaaaatgtttcacctTTGTGATTATCTGACTCGATCTAATCAGAATTCAAAACGAAACCTTCTAATCATATGAGTGCAACTAACAATGTCATCAAgtcatacatttttaaacacaatggtttataaaaaatataaatttgtttgcttttggatGCCTCAGAATTTATCCAGAGCTAGATTTGTTTTTAGATTATCCAAAAACGTATTTTGTATTTTGCTGTATGCAACCTGTCTATGCCATGCAAGACAAAATTGAATCACTAGGAGACAAGACTAAAAGACAATAATTGCCTTGTTACAGTTCAACGGTTTGGATGAAAAGTTGGTGTTATTTATATGGAgttaaatataacaaaataaacataaaaatggttgtgattttatttaaatataaataataacaatgtttttataaacAGGTTATGGAAATTCTAGTAGCGTGTTTAgaacattaaataaaatactacATGGCTATTATTATTCATATGGAAGAGCAGGATTTTCTTGaataatgaatgaaattaatttgtagTTCATGGTAAAGTAAACAAGAATCTGTTTccacatttttttcattcctctgATTTATATGAAACATGGAATAGTGGTTTTTATTGGCTCTTTTTGTGtagatattttttctttttcatataTAATATTTGAAGTTTACGGCACAAGAGGTGTCCTCATCTTGCGAGTTACAAGGGGTTTTCCGAAATTTAGCCTTCTTTCTATACTACATAATATGGTTGCAGTAAGAATTCAACTTCAAAAGATTGGAAAACGCTTCCGGTTTTGTTTCCTAATGATGAGTCGATAGCAGTGCAACGAGATTTTTTCGCCAATTGCAGACGAAATGTGAAATCGTTCCAGCAACTTCCACTGCCGAGGGCGTTTCCTGGGCACCAATCTTAAAGCCGACttctaaaagaaaatgaactcTGCGCGTGAGATAAAAGTGCACCAGCAGCATGAAATATCAGAAAGCCGGGGGGAAAGAGGAGACGGGGAGTAAAAAAGTTGaggaaagtaaaacataaaagtaGCAAAGGACAAACAAAGTCACCAATCGTGTTGGGCAAtatgatttctttttccaccatcaTAGGCCCAACGATTGGGTCTCTTTAGGACTGAACACCTAATCAGCGAAGCTGCCGTCAATAGGATTAAGaatttgggtttttttattgaaaatttacatttttatgagatttTTTCCACTCACTTTTCTCTGTGATTTCTTGTTACTGGCTTTACCATTGTGTCGCTTGCTTTTGCTATGCTGTCTGCTTCGTGGGGCTTCGCATTGATCAGTTTCTTGTCGCTTTGTGGTTCAGAAATGGCAGCCTTTGTTGGTCCTTTCGttaattttgcttttatttgccATGGATCGTGCGACTCGGTGTTTACTTAGGGTTGGTTCGCTAATTGAAACGATGAGCtcgaatcaaataaaaaagaacttcCCAGACGTGCAACAAGGAATAAGAAATTTACATCAGTTCGGGTTTGGCTGAAAAAGGGTTCGATTGGCGTGAAGTAAAATGAACTTTTCCAGTCGAATGAATGACAATTAAACGAAGGATCAATTTAATTCTTGCCTAGATGGAGTATTTGATACAGATCAGTAGAAAAATGGTTGAAGGAAAAACCTAAACTGTAGGAAGCATAGGAGATGTGTGACAGACATAATCGAATATGTAAACAATTGAACTGAACCTTGTCACGTTCTGCATCTCTTGTAATGTAAacaggttgaaaaaaaaataatttgattattaAAAAGCAAATACCTGCTTGAGAATCATCCGAATCAGCATATAGACATAAAGTCTGTCCATAAGTAAATTGATCCAAgcaaagcgcgctactgtggcgtatctagtggcgtcagccgaAAACTAAAATTTTTAGTTATTTTAGTAACTAGTAACGATCAAACATTAAAATTGCAGACCAGTACTATTTTTTGCTAAATGCCGTACAGTTGAAATTGAACGGCCAAAACTGACCCCGCACAAGGAACTGGAGCACCGGTGGATAGATTGAAAATTACTGGaatccattaaaaaaaaagaatgccaAGTTTTTTTGTTACAGTTATGCATAACGTTTGTTacaaaaataggtttttactgTTTACTTCCCTGTTCTTAGAAATTTTGTACTATTTAATTGTTGTACTATTTTGTTCTCTGTTCTTAGAAACTTACGTACtacctgccattattccaaggtTGTCTTGGAGTGGTACAGAGCCAATATGATCCACTTTCGCCCCATCGAAAAATACTtggcaatcacaaaacttcatcTTAGACGAAGTGGTGGAACAGTTAGAGTTTCTTGGCAAGAAGAAGTGAACGGAGATTGCGAAAACGGTTTCCCCTTCCACGATACGAGCGCTACTGCAggaatcaacaaacaaaatacgttAATTTATAAGAGCATGTTCCCTGCTCGGTTAAATAGTAGAAACCCAGCAAAAAATGTATGCGtaattgtacaaaaaaaaaaaaaaaatacttgtcatttattttaataggTTCCCGGCCTATtcaatttgttcaatttcCTTGGTGCTCTAGTATTTTGTGCGGGCTCAGTTCTGACAGTTCAATTTCAATTGTACGACATTTGGCGAAAATAAATAGTGTAGGTCTCAAATTTTCACTATTTGATCGTTACTggttactaatactactaaacaTTTTTAACTTCCTGCTAGAGGCGCGACAGTAGCGCACTTTTCTTGGAGTAATTTACTTATGGACCGACTTTAAGTTATTGGATCCAAACTATACTATTTTTTTTGGAGATTCTAGCTCATTTGAACTTATTTCTGCAGCTCACAGAGGGGATTTTCCCACACGGTGAAAACCTTTCAGACaaactggaaaagaaaacaaactcagGTGAGACGCCGGAAACTGTTTATGTATTCCACTGTTTATCGTCACAGTGAGTTATATGATTCATTTCGTTTAATTAGCGCTTCACGGTCGGCATACGAAAACATTAAGCCACATGTCGCATTTTGGGAGTTTTCAGCGATCCGTTTCTATCGGTTGTCGATGGCAAACAATGGCTAAGCATAAGATGTATTCGTAACACGGACTGTTGTCGTCATTGAAAATTTCTCGATGAGGATATGCTggcttttgctttgttttccccttttgccTGTCAGAAAAATACGGCCAACCATTTCCTGCAGACCTGAGTTGCGTTGCTACCGGTTCTTAAACGCTTCCCCGTACAATCTTTGCGAAAGTGATGACGGCAGTGCTCGGTTTATGCTGAGCGAAGCGATGGAAAATTTAGCTATTTGTTTTTGCAGGAAAACACTGAAAAGTAGTTCTGGACGGTGGAGTTGCTATTAGCAACTGTTCGTTTATTTGCGCTATTTTGAGCGTTCCGTTAAGCTCATTGCATATTCATGTCAAGTGTTGCTCGAAGTGCACAGCAATTCTTCCCAAGTATCATCACCGGACCTAGTGCATTCGGCATCGGGTGGGAGCGGACCAATGAATCCGGGCGAGTTCTGTACGCGAATGTTTACGACACGATCCGCTGAGTGATActtgttattttttgtgttattgCACGTTTAAGCGATATTTTATCGagaattttcctcccattcCTCGTCCACCTTGGGATGGGCGTCAATGGATCATCTACTTGCCAGTTTTCTCCGACCAGCATCCGTATGATTTAGTTGCACTCTGGTTTTGCCCGGAAACACATCCCACGGATGAATCGGGGTGGCGTTCTTATAGGTGTTCAAAACGGTGCATCGTCTGCATATTAATTTGGCACGATTCTACCTTACCTTGCCAGTGTTTTATGAACGTggttctttctcttttttgttaaaaatggGTTCTGTCCACATGAGAATTAGCTAAACTGCGCTTTTATTCCATCATGCTCGGAACAATTTATGTCCAAGTCTCATTGCTCTACCCAAACACCGTAAATCTTGCAATATCCCATCGAAGCCGAAACGAAACCAACCGAATACCGAACACGACCAAGCAGGGCAATTTAATGaaaagataattttttttttaaattttactcaCGTCACTGCCAGGaaaggattttttcaaaatgaaagTCATGATTTTTGCAATCCGAAGATTTTCTTCttgtgaacaaaacaaaagacaacGGAGTAGAAAAGTACTCGTCGGACTTGCAGTAAGCGTAGCTTGTCGGATGAAAAGTTTGGCACGAGGCTATGCgcaagaaattgtttttggaGGGGCCTATTCTTTTTTCCAGCTTCGCATAATCTAGCGGCTGTTATGCGACAAAAGtttgagaaaattaaattagttgaaatcatttttaatgtaTTCTTTGCGACGAATTCGTTGGTGAATGATTGATGTGCATAActaagttgtttttttctaatttgttGGTAGAAAaaggaatgtttgaaaatgaagtTGACGTTAAATATATTGAgtgaagggtttttttttatggaaaaaaactCGATAGTGTAATTTTTCTCAACTACACTTTTTTGTCTCACGGTCTAAACGTACCACAAGCGCAATTGACTTACGTGCACTTCACTAAGCGGAATGAAACTACTGACGGGAAATTTATGAGCCTTGGGCAAAAGCGACAAAGAGTACGACAAGTACAAAACTTGCTCCAATCCGAACCGGCCAAAGGGGAAAAACGTGTATAGTTTGTGAAGAAGTGATAGAAACAAAAGCCCCAAGCAATGGAAGGtagcagaaaaaagaaagtataCAAGCATGGAGATACAGACAGCCTGAGATGGAACGCCATTAACCGAAAACGCAATCAGCAAGCCACCGTCTCAGGAGCATAAGTAAGCTGGTGTGACATAAAATTGGATTCAAATGTAGAGTTTGTGAaacggttgtgtttttttacttgCGTCGGAAGCACACGGAAGTCTGGATTTCCCTGTGCTATCCGCCTCGAAGCGTTGGAAAAAGACAGATGAAGtgtattggaaaagttttttcttcatatccGGTCGCTTCACGGCAGCCATGATCGCCGACGAAGCTGTCCTGTCAGGTGATGGAGGATAGCATAAACTAACataaaaaagtcgaaaaacaCGCCAGCGAGGTGCACAAAAGGGGCATTTCCTTATCGCCAACATGTTCGACATAGAAAACCATCTGACAAAACGTGCACAGCTCGTCGAAAAGGGAAACTTTTCTAGTTTTCCAATATGAATAATGTAGCCTCTTTGTGTGCGGAACCTTTTTCTAATCTTTGCTCGAAGCCGTAAAAGAAGACGACACGAAAAGCGTTACCACAAATCAACGAAAATGGTCAATTGAACTGGAAAGTTTAACCAATTGATTCGTCGAGGAGGGGTTTTCATGCGTGCCAACGTCCACCGGGagcatgtttcattttccaccgacaaTCATTTACTGTGCAAACTTAACCTTTCTCTTGTCTCTCCTTTTCTCACttgctttttgtttcgttccgcttgttttttttaatgtgtgtAGTTTCAGCAAACGTTCCTTGGCTGGTGGGAAAACTCTGTCCCGCAATATTCGCTAATGGAAAAGTAAGTCCATTCCAAGAAGGAAAGGATTCCATAAATCATGCTAGGTGGCTGAGGTGCTATTCGGGAACGTCTTGCAACGGTACCCTTTCCCCCGAGCGTCCATCTTAGGACAGCTCCTTCGTGTTCGCTCCAAGACACCCTTAGCCCCTCGGCCTTACCGTTGCTATCTCTCTTTCCCGGCATGTCCATAATAAATCCATCAAGGAAGCTTCGCCTAGATCATTACTCTCTTAACCTCCGACCGGTGTGGCCACTTGTACACGTACACGATGTTGAATTATGTGCCTCGTCCTGGGACCTCCCGAGGGCACGACGGAGGCTCGGAAAACTCCGTCGGACACTGGTCTCTCGGCTGGATGTGCGtctcgtttttcctcctttccttCCCGCCATTGGTCGTACCGAACTTTACTCGTTATCCTGTCGCTCGCCGCGTGTTGGTTCCGTACGTTTTTGGTGCTAAGCAATTGAACTTTCATTTCGGTCCGATTAAGAAACGCGAAGGAGCGTGACGTGTGGGAAAAGTTTCTCTAGTTTGCCGTCCCATTCGCGGAGCTGGTGCATCGGAAGTGAAGCAGCCGGTAATTGATATGGATGTATCACGCAAATGTGATTACTTTGTTGCCAGGCGATGGGTGATACAGCTCGATGGGTTGTAAATTACAAAAGCTCCCAGGGTGAGCTGGTCAGTCTTGCTAGGACTCTTTCTAAACCGTTCGTTATTTGAATTTTCGATACGTGGGAAAGAGGTCcgaacaatttaaattgtcAGTAAGCGCCAGTTTAAAGATTGGGTCACTGTGATAGGAATGCAGATTCAACTTCCTCTAGTTACAGTAAAAGAATCCGCAGTATAGAGTAAAGTGGATTGTAAATTGACTATTTGATTGTAAGAAAGATAAATGGATTTTGATTTTGTCTGGTTCTAGttgaaaatttcaataaaaactgcaGGGAAGTAAAATAAGTAAcatgataaattgaaattgaaccaaaaaCGCATGCTAGTGGAAATGTGTGAATTTGGAACTTGAAATCTTGGGTTATAATTTAACATTACAGCTGCAAAAATGATTTGCTTCGTATTGTAACTCCCGCGTTTGAAATGAGTATACGCAGTAATGATAAATGAGCTAGATGGAAATAGCAGTTATATACAAATGGATAAGCCTCCTAAGAATAGCTGGGCTCCCGGGACAGCTTTCGGGTTGAGCCGATTAGAGTATCGGCCATTCTGTAATATCGGTTttctggaaaagaaaaataaatcttttcaaCAAAGTGGAATCATTCTTCGAATAACGCGTTATGCGTCCAAAGTTGTTTCCGGAGGATAgaagtaatatttatattaaaaacaatgtgatattaaataaaaattgaactccaacgtatattgtaaaccaaaaAAAGGTCGAAACAAATCATTAATGTAAAATCACGTTGGCAAAAGCCAAAAACAATCCTCAAACAAATAGCACGATATGCATGCTGGAGTAATTTAGTAATTTGCTTCCTTTGGTTCATTTTAAGTCTAATTGATTAAGTCTaattgtgtgtgttgttggtgTGTTGTCTGGGTGGGTTAATCATAGCTTTACTCGCGAAGCCTTCGAATGCTGATTTAGCTCCTTTCTGAAAAACAATTGCAATTGTTGCATGTGCAATTGCAATACAACGAAACGCCAaagtaacgaagaaattgATTAATTCTTAAAGCTAATTCTTAATTTCTTAAAGCAGAAATTTGCATCAATTGTAGTATAATTGTCACGGTAACAGTACTTTTATAGTATATACAATATGGTATTCATCGAGAGGGCAAACTGCCCTTTCCAACACTCCCATATGTCAACCAATGAGtatataaaaaatgaaaatgttgtgcTGTGATTATATTCATCAAACTCATCAACCAAACGCAACAAAGTCGCTACTCATCATTCTATAAATCGTTTGCGGAAATAGCTCAGACTTATGGATCCAAGATAAGGTTTCCGGAACCTAATGATCCATATGCTTTATTAGGTGTTAGGGAAAACGCTTTTCTGAAAGTCATTATTTCTATCTCAAAAAGAGAATTCATAacttaataaataaaagcccTTGTTTTCATCCAAAtaaatttttgaagatttaaaaataaaattgtgtttagctGGAATAGATATTATTTTCTGTTAATTGAAAATAtaagattttaattttgatctgttaaaaaaaaagttctgtTTTTAAGTATGAATCAAAGTATAAATAAAGATTTTAGTAATTTAAGCATACATTTGCCAACAACAAGCCTGAGCACTACTAAAAGATAAAACATATTGTTCTAAATGGAGATTTGAAGGTTTTGTCTTGTACTAGTTTATCTAATAGCATTTTAATATTATGTACTGATAACTAACTGGTAAAGCAAGCGTATCTATTTGAAGACGATCAGCATGATTCGTCGAACTTACTACCGGTGCAAATATTGACCTTACTACCGAATCGAATATGTACCCTTTCCAAAAATACCAGCCTCACTTTTGCATCAACCGAAACAATTCAATTGCCTTGCTTCTGGCACCTTGCGTTTGATGTATGCGGGTTGTGGTTGCATTTTATCACCATCAGCGCCACCATTATCACGCCTGATCGATCGGAGAGTCAGTGCAAGAAGTGATGAAAAGTAAGCAACCAACCCTCCCTTGCCCCGCTCGCCTATGTGCCCTTGCATCCCCATTCCCTCGGCCACCAACGGCAGTTTTCCGCCAAAACGCATGGTGATCGTGGACGGATCTATACGGAGGTGCATTCGAGCTGCAAGAAGACAAACCTTATCGGGTTTACGTCGAATCTCGGCGGGGCGACTGCGGGTAGGCTCGTAAATTTTTAACACAACATTAATTATGATAATGACGGGCTGTGCTTTGATTTATCGCCCAGGGCGGTGTgatgcttttctttccttctcccGTCAAGCCAATGGAACGAGGTGGCGAATCTTGGCTGACGCTGGTTGGGCTGCGTTTTAGGGAAGTGCATAAAGAACGGCTTCGACAGTTCATGAGCACTGGCAGTGGCGCACCGCAGCTTACTCGCACCGGGTTGCCCAGCTCCATACGCACCGGAATAGACGCCTTGCCGGAGGCACTCTGTTTGGAAAAGCTACGTTTATTTGCATAACGGATTCGATTGTGACTTTCCGCATACCGACCCGCTTGGTGATGCTTTGTTCGGGTGCGAAAATAGGCGAAGGGTCAATACCATGCACGTAAACTTATAAAACGTCAACTAGCATGGCGAGTTGGAGTAACACTCTTCAGCCCCATAGCCTTGTTGGATTTTTCCACAAGATTTGCGGCAGATCGCGTGTGCCACTTTTCACCCCGATACCTCGTGCCTCGGCGTTCGTGTTTCAGCGGAAAACTGTTTGTGTGGCtttgtgtggtttttgcaAACATGGATGACGAATGTCAGGGGCACGGTCGTGACTTTTGGTGGCCTGCCTTCGTGACACCGATACAGCCCGTTGCCGCCGCGAAAGGGTGAAGGTAATGGGCCAGGTCGGGGTTCTGCTCATGACGACGGTACAGGTTATAGCAAAGGCCGGGTTATCCGAAATATttcaccaaaccaaacaaacttgtttttcccccaaaatgaacgaaaaaaagggttcCTAAGAGAATCAGGTGAACATTCTTCGTGGTACAATTGCTCGCCAAGGTCGTCAAGGGCCGGAAAAGTGTACTTCTGTTTACGGAAGGAAAGTCGGAGCACGGCCCGAAAGGAGGCCACAGTAAAACACACAGGATTCACAGGGTGTATGTACGTGTTGGTGACGGTTTGTGGGCGTTGTTAGCACTCTGGTTTATTAGCGGGTTTCATTTTGGGGCTCAAATAAATACTGAAATCGATAAAAAGGGCTAATCCCTGGCCGGGCGGTTAGTAGGTGTAGCCAGTGTTCGGGTTGAAGCCCTGTTGTCGCTTGTTGGGAGGCAGGTATTGGTTAGCCGGTGCCGACGGGTAACCTTGTATGGCGTTCGGGGAGCTCGGCTGGTACTGGGGCgtttgctggtggtggtaCTGGGGCTGCGGCTGTTGATACTGTGGCTGCTGAGGTTGCTGAGGCTGCTGCGGTGGCTGGTACTGGTTGGTCTGCTGGGGATAGTACTGACCCTGGGGGACTCCGCCCTGTGGTTGAGGAGCTCCATACTGGCGACCCGGAGCTTGGGGTTCCTGGTAGGCGGGATTCTTGGGTCGGGCGGCCGCCTCGGCGTGCAGTCGGGCGTGCAGATCGTAGGCCCTGagtgaagggaaaaacaaacgggtAAAACAAGGACAAACTCCGGAGTTGCGTGAAGCGATCATATTTTAGATGCACGATCGGTACCCTATGGTATGGACACTCACTCTTGCAACTCTACCGGCAGTGGTGGGGGCGTTGGCAGGTGGTCACCGACAGGCTGGAAACCGTTGGCATCGGCCTTATACTGTACGCTATACTGCTGACCATCGGGGGCGGTGTAGGAGTAGCCCCCGGACACTACCTGTTCCGACTTTTCCGGTCCCAGATTGCGAAGGAATCCCTCCTCCTGGTGCTGGATGCCGTTACCAGTGGCATAGctgtgaaaaattaaatgcaaagTTTGAGAAGTATGTAATAAATTAACTTGTTTTGTTCAGATTCGTCGGACATGGCGTTAAAACCTTCAACCTGCTGTAACTATAAAAGATGAGTCCTAACAGTTGAAATGGAAATACGGAATTTATAAGCCACTTGTTCTGAACAGAGGATATACGTTTTTTGTACTTATAAACTATTTACTCATATTGAAAATATCGAGGAACAATAGATCACtttatgttgttttgaaaaagctttttgtttgcttgttttgttttgcttttcgtaTTTTAAATGCTTGGCAATCATTATAGAAATTACTACTGCGTATTCAATACATTGATATAAAaccaatattttgtttttcggaaaTTCGAATTCAAAAAACTCCAAAATAAAGTATTCATCATAATCGTAACGTCTTTAGATTGAGCATAACCAACGTTTAATTGGAATTTCGCAAtctaaaagttaaaaaaatagaatataaaaaaaaataaaaaacctttATAAAGGAATAAAGGTTGTCTAGAAAAATTTCTTCATCAAAACCCATTCGCATTTAAAGTGGAGCTCAAAGCATGATATTAAAGCACGTTTCCCGCTGTCTACCACTACTCATCACTGCAAGTATTCACGAGTCTTTTGAACTGTCATAATTGTGTAACGTAGCATTCAGCATCACTTTTACGACAACAGTTTaccgttttgtttctgttaCCAGTTgctgtttgaatttttttttaacatttatcaTTAATTTTTCCGTTGCACTTGTGAACACGCGGAACACGATAATTCATTAACGGTGCACGTGGATGAACTTTTGAACTAATTGCACTGCACTGTCAGCACTCTGACCC from Anopheles coustani chromosome 3, idAnoCousDA_361_x.2, whole genome shotgun sequence harbors:
- the LOC131272879 gene encoding basic salivary proline-rich protein 1-like, which translates into the protein MIRKTVLTAFCAVLGLASAARLDNLYGAPAPAASYQGGGGDSNVLNAPRRDGQFGGVSPANQYLPPSAGGQQGGYPSVAPLGQPSGPGPQQGPFGGAYNPQPSGPSYGGSGNALRPSGPAGGFQGNSFQPQTTPIPILRYENVNNGDGSYRFDYATGNGIQHQEEGFLRNLGPEKSEQVVSGGYSYTAPDGQQYSVQYKADANGFQPVGDHLPTPPPLPVELQEAYDLHARLHAEAAARPKNPAYQEPQAPGRQYGAPQPQGGVPQGQYYPQQTNQYQPPQQPQQPQQPQYQQPQPQYHHQQTPQYQPSSPNAIQGYPSAPANQYLPPNKRQQGFNPNTGYTY